The Chryseobacterium nakagawai genome has a segment encoding these proteins:
- the recF gene encoding DNA replication/repair protein RecF (All proteins in this family for which functions are known are DNA-binding proteins that assist the filamentation of RecA onto DNA for the initiation of recombination or recombinational repair.) — MIIKKLSLYNFKNHSEKKFEFSPQINCFVGNNGVGKTNILDALHYLSVGKSFLGNTDFNNIKKEEDFFTIDAEIHNEDSEDNIRITQPKEAKKVIKKNDKSYDRLADHIGYLPSVMISPYDSNLISDSGESRRKFLDAMISQTDSEYLFDLIQYQKTIQQRNALLKYFAKNRTWDKESLEIYDDPITRFGTKIFNKRKIFVEQLNPIVQNFYQIISGGKETVSVIYESHLLENTFEELLKESIEKDRMLTYTSKGIHKDDLLFEMDNILIKKIGSQGQQKSFLISLKLAQMSLIKELTKKTPILLLDDIFDKLDDTRVSQLIELVNRESFGQIFITDTHRERTESVVKKINEESIIFEI, encoded by the coding sequence ATGATTATCAAAAAGCTTTCCCTATATAATTTCAAAAACCATTCTGAGAAGAAGTTCGAATTTTCCCCACAAATTAACTGTTTTGTGGGTAATAATGGAGTGGGTAAAACCAATATTCTGGATGCTCTGCATTATTTATCAGTAGGTAAAAGCTTTTTGGGAAATACAGATTTCAACAACATCAAAAAAGAAGAAGATTTTTTCACCATTGATGCTGAGATACATAATGAAGATAGTGAAGATAACATCAGAATTACCCAGCCCAAGGAAGCCAAGAAGGTAATTAAAAAAAATGATAAAAGCTATGACAGGCTTGCAGATCATATTGGCTATCTTCCAAGTGTTATGATTTCACCTTACGATTCAAACCTTATCTCTGATTCGGGGGAAAGCAGAAGAAAGTTTCTGGATGCTATGATCTCTCAAACAGATTCTGAATATCTTTTTGATCTGATCCAGTATCAGAAAACAATCCAGCAGAGAAATGCTTTGCTGAAATATTTTGCTAAGAACAGAACATGGGATAAAGAGTCACTGGAAATTTACGATGATCCGATTACCAGATTTGGGACTAAAATTTTTAATAAAAGAAAGATATTTGTAGAGCAGCTCAATCCTATTGTTCAGAATTTCTATCAGATTATTTCCGGTGGAAAAGAAACAGTTTCTGTAATCTATGAATCTCACCTATTGGAAAATACTTTTGAAGAACTTTTGAAGGAAAGTATTGAGAAAGACCGTATGCTCACCTACACTTCAAAAGGAATCCATAAGGATGATCTTCTTTTTGAAATGGACAACATTCTGATCAAAAAAATAGGGTCTCAGGGACAACAAAAATCTTTTCTGATTTCTTTAAAACTTGCTCAGATGAGTCTTATTAAAGAACTGACTAAGAAAACGCCTATCCTTTTATTGGATGATATTTTTGATAAACTTGATGACACGAGAGTTTCGCAATTAATTGAATTAGTGAATCGTGAAAGCTTTGGGCAAATTTTCATTACCGATACACATAGAGAACGTACCGAAAGCGTAGTGAAAAAGATTAACGAAGAAAGTATTATTTTTGAGATATAA